A stretch of the Clostridium botulinum genome encodes the following:
- the ltrA gene encoding group II intron reverse transcriptase/maturase produces the protein MNNSNKLQRKQTTQYRGRLVEVEVELQGKRGAQSNNLALAKGERENNVVDDTNNLLEKVLARENMLKAMKRVVANRGSHGIDGMRVDELRGFIIKNWLTIKQKLLEGRYKPSPVRRVEIPKPDGGIRLLGIPTVLDRLIQQALAQELNKIYDPTFSDNSYGFRPNKSAKQAILKSRQYINERHKWVVDIDLEKFFDKVNHDILMERLSRRIKDKRVLKLIRNYLKSGIMINGLKVKSDKGTPQGGPLSPILANIMLDEVDKELEKRGHRFCRFADDCNIYVKSKKAGLRVMASIRKILEGLLKLKVNENKSAVDFVTRRKFLGFSFYFAKGGANIRIHEKSYKRFTNKIRKLTNRNKGISMEYRVYMINQLTIGWINYFGIAKANAKIQKIDSWIRRRLRSCIWKQWKKVKTRGRNLIKLGLPTYKAWEYANTRKGYWRISKSPILDTILNNKYIENLGYKSISKRYQLIHNS, from the coding sequence TTGAATAATTCAAATAAATTACAAAGAAAGCAGACAACTCAATATAGAGGTCGCCTTGTGGAAGTAGAAGTGGAACTTCAAGGTAAACGAGGGGCGCAGAGTAATAATTTGGCGTTAGCAAAGGGAGAAAGAGAAAACAATGTAGTAGATGATACTAATAATCTACTTGAAAAGGTTTTAGCTAGAGAAAATATGCTAAAAGCTATGAAAAGAGTAGTTGCCAATAGAGGAAGTCATGGTATTGATGGTATGAGAGTGGATGAACTTCGAGGGTTTATTATCAAAAATTGGCTAACAATTAAGCAAAAGTTATTAGAAGGAAGGTATAAACCTTCACCAGTTAGGAGAGTGGAAATACCAAAACCTGACGGTGGAATTAGATTGCTTGGAATACCTACTGTACTTGATAGATTAATACAACAGGCATTAGCTCAAGAACTTAATAAAATTTATGACCCTACCTTTTCGGATAATAGCTATGGATTTAGACCAAATAAAAGTGCTAAACAAGCTATATTAAAATCAAGACAATATATCAATGAGAGGCATAAATGGGTTGTTGATATAGACTTAGAAAAATTCTTTGATAAAGTTAACCATGATATATTAATGGAAAGACTTTCAAGAAGAATAAAGGACAAAAGGGTACTTAAACTAATTAGAAATTATCTTAAATCTGGAATAATGATAAATGGATTGAAGGTAAAATCAGATAAAGGTACACCGCAAGGTGGTCCATTAAGCCCAATACTTGCTAATATTATGCTTGATGAAGTAGATAAAGAACTTGAGAAAAGAGGTCATAGATTTTGCCGATTTGCAGATGACTGCAACATTTATGTCAAAAGTAAAAAGGCAGGATTAAGAGTTATGGCAAGTATAAGAAAAATACTTGAAGGTTTATTAAAACTTAAAGTTAATGAAAATAAAAGTGCAGTAGATTTTGTGACGAGAAGAAAATTTCTTGGATTTTCATTCTATTTTGCAAAAGGCGGAGCCAATATAAGAATACATGAAAAGTCATATAAAAGATTCACAAATAAAATAAGAAAATTAACAAACCGTAATAAAGGTATAAGTATGGAATATAGAGTTTATATGATTAACCAATTAACGATTGGATGGATTAATTACTTTGGAATAGCGAAAGCTAACGCTAAAATACAAAAAATAGATAGTTGGATAAGAAGAAGGTTAAGGAGTTGTATTTGGAAACAATGGAAAAAGGTTAAAACTAGAGGACGAAACCTCATAAAACTAGGTCTTCCGACCTATAAAGCATGGGAATATGCAAATACAAGAAAAGGC
- the mgsA gene encoding methylglyoxal synthase, which translates to MRIALVAHDGKKDDMIDLVSRYREVFAQHELFGTGTTGKLINEKTGLNVTRFLSGPLGGDQQIGAKVAVGEMDMIIFLRDTLTAQPHEPDISALLRICDVHYIPLATNVGSAEVFVKALSVKR; encoded by the coding sequence ATGAGAATTGCATTAGTAGCACATGATGGTAAAAAAGATGATATGATTGATTTAGTTAGTAGGTACAGAGAAGTTTTTGCGCAACATGAGTTATTTGGTACAGGAACTACAGGAAAGCTTATAAATGAAAAAACAGGATTAAATGTTACAAGGTTTTTATCAGGACCTTTAGGAGGAGATCAACAAATAGGAGCTAAGGTTGCTGTTGGAGAGATGGATATGATTATATTTTTAAGAGATACATTAACAGCACAACCACATGAACCAGATATTTCAGCACTATTAAGAATATGCGACGTTCATTATATACCGCTAGCTACAAATGTAGGTTCAGCTGAGGTGTTTGTAAAGGCACTTTCTGTAAAAAGATAA